One window of the Candidatus Margulisiibacteriota bacterium genome contains the following:
- a CDS encoding methyltransferase domain-containing protein, which translates to MAIENYLAPGGKEYTLTAGQLAGLNKNAKILDIACGHGAASLNLVKKFGCQATAVDIEANFIKAGQAAAVREKINSRIKFIVGDFNKQEFAANSFDMIIAEGGALSYIGRDSGLKRARRLLKKNGYIEISDLVLRGKALSREVKDIFLSGLSDLDLETEESYRTLLKVNGFEIVFCSYVARQYWEMYYENIRQNLKNRKGFFSDKNVRESLNKEMRFFYKRQDLDQISYLFIVAKKR; encoded by the coding sequence ATGGCTATAGAAAATTACCTCGCGCCCGGCGGCAAAGAGTACACGCTGACAGCCGGACAATTGGCCGGCTTGAATAAAAATGCCAAAATTTTGGACATCGCCTGCGGCCACGGCGCGGCTTCGCTCAATCTTGTCAAGAAATTCGGCTGTCAGGCCACCGCTGTAGATATTGAAGCAAACTTCATCAAAGCCGGCCAGGCCGCCGCGGTGCGTGAAAAAATAAACAGCCGGATAAAATTTATCGTCGGCGATTTCAACAAACAAGAATTTGCCGCTAATTCTTTTGACATGATCATCGCGGAAGGCGGCGCGCTCTCCTACATCGGCCGTGACTCCGGTCTGAAACGCGCGCGCCGCCTGCTCAAAAAGAACGGCTATATTGAAATTTCCGATCTTGTCCTGCGTGGCAAAGCGCTCAGCCGCGAAGTCAAAGATATTTTTTTGAGCGGCCTCAGCGATCTTGATCTCGAAACAGAGGAAAGCTACCGCACTCTGCTCAAAGTCAACGGCTTTGAGATCGTTTTTTGTTCTTACGTCGCGCGGCAGTACTGGGAAATGTATTACGAAAACATCAGGCAAAATTTGAAAAACCGTAAAGGTTTCTTTTCCGACAAAAATGTCCGTGAATCGCTCAATAAAGAAATGCGTTTTTTTTATAAACGCCAGGACCTCGATCAGATCA
- the xseA gene encoding exodeoxyribonuclease VII large subunit, with product MLEKALTVSALNDYLKDLVDEDIVLNNLIVEGEISNFKKSTTGGHWYFTLKDADAQASCVVFANFAARLKYAPRDGDQAQARGKLAVFNKRGTYSLQVYFLELAGLGDLARAFELLKEKLDKAGLFAPERKKPIPPYPRKIAVLAAPEGAAIHDIITVAKRRDPNIEIHLYPALVQGENAVSSIIDNLNLAQETGGYDALILARGGGSLEDLQAFNTEEVARAVAACQLPTVSAVGHEVDFSITDFVADLRAATPSAAAELIVPDKMELRQKIGAITDFLQNGLERLLVDQYQDLAYAGQRLDELLKRTLEKAKENCRYLADRLEDLNPLRILQRGFALVEKDGRPAVFPEIKKDDLLNIHFADGRVEARALKIVEK from the coding sequence ATGCTGGAAAAAGCCCTGACCGTCTCCGCTCTCAACGATTATCTCAAAGATCTGGTCGATGAGGATATTGTGCTCAACAACCTGATCGTCGAAGGCGAGATTTCCAATTTCAAAAAAAGCACAACCGGCGGCCATTGGTATTTCACGCTGAAAGACGCGGACGCGCAGGCCTCCTGCGTGGTTTTTGCGAATTTTGCGGCGCGGCTCAAATATGCGCCGCGGGACGGCGATCAGGCGCAGGCGCGCGGCAAGCTGGCGGTTTTCAACAAGCGCGGCACGTACAGCCTGCAGGTTTATTTTCTGGAGCTGGCGGGCCTGGGCGATCTGGCGCGCGCGTTTGAGCTATTGAAAGAAAAGCTGGACAAAGCAGGCCTTTTTGCGCCGGAACGTAAAAAACCGATCCCGCCGTATCCGCGCAAGATCGCTGTGCTGGCGGCGCCGGAAGGCGCGGCGATACACGACATTATCACGGTTGCCAAACGCCGCGATCCGAACATAGAAATTCATTTATATCCGGCGCTGGTGCAGGGCGAGAACGCTGTATCAAGCATAATTGATAATCTCAATCTGGCGCAGGAGACGGGCGGCTACGACGCGCTGATTTTGGCGCGCGGCGGCGGCTCGCTGGAGGATTTACAGGCTTTTAACACCGAGGAAGTGGCGCGGGCGGTAGCGGCCTGTCAGCTGCCGACGGTCAGCGCGGTCGGACATGAAGTGGATTTTTCGATCACGGATTTTGTAGCGGACTTGCGCGCGGCCACGCCGTCAGCCGCGGCGGAATTGATCGTGCCGGATAAAATGGAACTGCGGCAGAAAATCGGCGCCATAACGGATTTTTTGCAAAACGGTCTGGAGCGGCTATTGGTCGACCAATACCAGGATCTGGCTTATGCCGGGCAGAGGCTGGACGAATTGCTGAAGAGGACTTTGGAAAAGGCTAAAGAAAATTGCCGCTATCTGGCCGACCGGCTGGAAGATCTCAACCCGCTGCGGATTTTGCAACGCGGTTTTGCGCTGGTGGAAAAAGACGGTCGGCCGGCGGTGTTCCCGGAAATAAAAAAAGACGATCTGCTCAATATTCATTTTGCGGACGGACGGGTGG
- a CDS encoding helix-turn-helix domain-containing protein has translation MADVLLTHIGEKIRAIRKSQKLSIEAVAYSIDAGINYLSQVERGQRNPTIKMLHNIASALGVTLESFLPSRRRRDVKDSYIDLVINTLSRLKPKNRKAVLNILKETVTQVEKL, from the coding sequence ATGGCGGATGTGCTGCTGACTCATATTGGCGAAAAAATACGCGCTATCCGTAAAAGCCAAAAACTTTCTATAGAGGCTGTCGCTTACAGTATCGATGCGGGCATTAATTATTTATCCCAGGTCGAGCGCGGTCAGCGCAATCCGACCATAAAAATGCTGCACAATATCGCTTCGGCTCTGGGCGTGACGCTGGAGTCTTTCTTGCCGTCTCGCCGCCGCAGGGATGTCAAAGATAGTTATATTGATCTGGTAATAAACACGTTGTCCCGCCTCAAGCCAAAAAATAGAAAGGCCGTCTTGAATATACTTAAAGAAACTGTCACGCAGGTCGAAAAGTTGTAG